ctagtctggaactcctaagctcaaatgatcttcccacctttgcctccaaaaatactgggattacTAGCCAACACATCAGCCTacaggctttatttatttatgagacagagtgtcgctctgtcacctaggctgaagggcagtggtgtgatctcagctccctgcaaccttcacctcctgggttcaacagtttctcctacttcagcctcctgagtagctgatgacaggggcccaccaccatgctcagctaattttttttgcatttttagtagagacaggttttgttGCAGGACCGGCCACGGGAAACAGATCTCTCggacaccgaatattggaggaaggagtctaTTCGGCCTGGAGCAAAGTGGCatatttgcttaatatttaaactccctaaggccgggcgcggtggctcaagcctgtaatcccaggactttgggaggctgaggcaggtggatcacgaggtcaagagatcgagaccatcctggtcaacatgatgaaaccccgtctctaccaaaaatacgaaaaattagctgggcatggtggcgcgtgcctgtaatcccagctactcaggaggctgaggcaggagaattgccggaacccaggaggcggaggttgcggtgagccgagatcgcgccattgcactccagcctgggcaacaagagcgaaactccgtctcaaaaaaaaaaaaaatatatatatatatatatatttaaactcccttaacaaaggaaggttccttctttatataggcttatactttagatgttacacaaggaagaatcttaggtttatagcttaacatatgaaaagggtctcagtttaccgtcttaggaattacatatgaaaagggtttcagtttacagtcttaggaattacacaGGAAAAGGGCTtcggtttacagtcttaggaatgaaaaggggaagtttacagtcttaggaaaagggaagttgatctgagatgcctgggtctccctcttcagtttcaccttgttgcccaggctggttttgaactactaaactcaggcaatccgcccgcctcggtttcccaaagtgctgggattacaggcaggaactaATACACCGGGCCCAggctttaatttaaaatgtaaatgtgcagctgggcacggtggctcacgcctgtaatcgcagcactttgggaggctgaggcaggcagatcatgaggtcaaaagattgagactatcctggccaacatggtgaaaccctgtctctactaaaaatacaaaaattagtcaggcgtggtggtgtgggcctgtagtcccagctactccaaaggctgagataagataattgcttgaacccaggaggcagaggttgcagtgagctgagatcatgccattgcactccagcctgggtaacaagagctaaattccatctcaaaaaaaaaaaaaaaaaaaaaaaaagtaaaaacgtGGACCAAAAAGACGAATAGAGgactggggatggtggctcatgcctggaatcccaacactttgggagggcaagctgggaagatcacttgagcccagcaattcaagaccagcctgaacaatataaGGAcactatacaaaaataataatataataataataaattaaaaattagccaggcacggtggtgtgtacctgtgattctagctactcaggcaggctgaggcgggagcatcacttgggcctgggaggttgagaccagcctgagcaacagagtgagataccatcactattaaaaggaaaaaatcgCAGTAAAATAtgaagcttttttctttcttcctccctctctgtccACTAGTCACAGtgtcttcactttctttctttctttttttcataaaatcattacttacaatagccaagacagtgtttttcactttctattttatgTTGCCCTCGTCAGGCACAGGACTTAGGTAGGAGAGTGCAGATGCTTGCAGGAGCCCAGAGGCCCTCTGTCTCACAACTTAGGATGGTCCCTGTGACCTCAAAACTCACTAGTGAAGGAGGAGGTCTGAGCTCCCAGTGGGCTAACCAGTCATCCCAGTTTGCTAGGGGATTAGGGATTTCCTGGAATATGGGACTTTCAGAACTAAAACGGGCAAAATTCCAGGCAATCAGGGGGAGTTGGTTACCCTAGACCTCTGAGCTGTACTAGACCTCAGAGTGGGCTCCAAATTTCGGGTAAATGAGAACAACCGTCCTGATAGTTCACAGGGGCTTTCCCCAAGGGTGGCACCTGCTGAAAGGATGTGGTCAGGGGGATGCAGCTGGTTTTCGGTGGCCTCAAGAACCTACAGGGAGGCAGAGGACTCCCCCTTCCCCCAACTGCGCGCTTCTTGCCTTTCACACACCAAGTCCCAGCAGCCCATAACACCTCTTGCTACCATCAAGACCCTCATTCTGCTCCTCAGGAAGTCCTGGCACCCAGGCCATGAAATCTGGTTCTGAGACAGATATACTTGCTAATTCTGGGTGGTCTATGCCTGCCTGTCTGCAAGGTCACAGAAGGACCTGCCCGCCACCTCTTGTTGCTTTCCTGATGGCTCCCTTGGTCTCCTGCAAGTTCTCCAAGGCCATCTCAGTCCTTGTTCAAGTCTACATTTCCTGGAGAGAACCCTTCTTGGCACTGTCACCTCTGTTGAGATAACTGTCCTCCAAATCTCCAGTCCCCTTCTCTAGCCACCCCTAGAAATACCTCCTGGGGATCCCCATCTCCAGGCTGTCTGAATTCCTTCTGGCCTCTCAGTCTCTGGATGCTGAGGGCcactcccttttccttcctcaaGTCCTTACTTTCTTTGGCTTCAGGCACTTGCAGTTTTGTGGCCTTTTAAAGTCCCATggttttcctcctgcctctccagATGCTGCTTCTCCATCCTTCACTTGATTTCCCTGCCTTGAATGTAGAGATGCTCGTGACAGTGTTATGGGCCACTTTCCTCCTCTCACCCCATTGCTCCCTGGGGAATCCCACCCATCTCAGGGCTCATGGGTCTGTTTCTTACTGACCACCCAAGTCCACCCCTCCAACAAAGGCCTCCCCTGAGCTCCAGGCTCCTGAGCCAATGCACTCTGGACATCTGTCACCACGTGGATAGCCTGCAGACATCACACCATGGCTGCAACCGAGCTCTTGAAAACCTTCCcgaggctggcatggtggctctcgcctgtaatcccagaactttgagaggctgaggcgagtagatcacttgagcccagaagttcaagaccagcctgaggaacatggcgaaaacctgcctctactaaacatacaaaaattagccaggcgttgtggcacatgcctgtgaacctgggaggcggaagttgtattgagctgagatcatgccactgcactcaggctgggtgagactccatctaaaaaaaagaaaattaaaaaaaaaaaccattagccaggcatggtgatgcatgcctgtagtcccagttactcgagggctgaggtgggaggatcactgaagcccagggtgtggaggttacagtgagctgagatcacatcattgctctccagcctgggccatagagtgagaccctgtctcaaagaaaaagaacaaaaaaaacttcCCCACGTTGCAGCcatctcctgcctgcctcagtcaGTGTTCCCTGGACCTATTATTAAACTCTATGTAAATTCATGGAAAATGTCGTCAAATTTAGAGTTTCTGCTCAAATAATGTTCATTTTAATTTGGTATCACTCACACACTAAAAACTTGAAgagggtgtttttgttttgttttgttttgttttttgagaccaagctttgccctgttgcccaggctggactgcaatggtgatctccgctcactgcaacctcagcctctcaggttcaaaccattcttgtgcctcagcctcccaagtagctgggattacaggcaccgccaccacgcccagataatttttgtatttttagtagagacagggtttcaccatgttggccaggctggtctcaaactcctgacctcgtgatctgcctgcctcagtatcccaaagtgctgggattacaggcataagccaccgagcccggcccaaagaggatgtattttctttttctttattcttttttttttgagacggagtcccactctgttgcccaagctggagtgcagtgtggcacgatcatggctcactgcaacctccacctcccaggttcaagcaattctctgcctcagcctccagagtagctgggactacaggcacagggcaccatgctcggctaatttttgtatttttagtagagacagggtttcattagcgtggccaggctggtcttgaacacctgacctcgtgattcccccacctcagcctcccaaagtgctgggattacaggcgtgagccacagcgctcaGCTGGTGTATTTTTTAATATCCAACCTGAAACTGCAGGAAAGGCCCTGTCTGAAAGGAAGACTTCGGAAGCCGGGAAAGGAACCTGAATTAACTTCACGCTCGGCGACTCAGCTGTTCTTCACCAATCAGGCAGTGACAAATATATCCACCAGGGGGCAGCATCTACTTATTTCTAGCCCTTGGCTCCACGCTGGGACTTGATTTTGGGATGGTTGCCAGGGAAAGAGCTCTTGGTTGGGAGAAGCGTGCCTTTGGGGCCCTTTCACACATTTCTCCCCGACACTCAGAGATAGGTTgggttttctccatttttttcatgAGGGaacagaactgggatttgaaaaATTGGTCTTCATTATTCCCGAGCTGATAACCGTTCCTTGGtgtccttcccccaccccaccccctactCTTGCAGACTCCTCTTTCCCTCGTTTGTTCACGAAGACAGGTACTTAAGATGCTGCAGAGACAAGCAGCCACTTCCTAGGCGAGCTCCACTCATCCTCCTACCCTCCCTTGCTCCAGAgtaggtgtccccaaactacggccccgagggccgcatgcggccccctgaggtcatttatccggccccccaccgcacttcaggaaggggcacctctttcattggtggtcagtgagaggaacacagtatgtggcggccctccaacggtctgagggacagtgaactggccccctgtgtaaaaagtttggggacgcctgctccagagcATGGACTGTTAAGGGGAAAGGACGTGGAAACATCTAAGTGCCTCATTACATCATTACATgctgaggaaaccgaggcttCCAGGAGgggaagtgactttttttttttttttttgagacggagtttcgctcttgttacccaggctggagtgcaatggcgcgatctcggctcaccgcaacctccgcctcctgggttcaggcaattctcctgcctcagcctcctgagtagctaggattataggcacgcgccaccatgcccagctaattttttgtatttttagtagagacggggtttcaccgtgttgaccaggatggtctcgatctcttgacctcgtggtccacccgcctcggcctcccaaagtgctgggattacaggtttgagccaccgcgcccagccttttttttttttttttttttttttttttttttgagatgaaatctccctctgtcacccaggctggagtgcagtggcatgatctcggcttactgcagcctctgcctccctggttccagctattctcctgtttcagcctcccaagtagctgggactgcaagcatgtgCCTTCATgtcctgcttttttatttttttattttttatttttaaataaagatggggtttcaccataatggccaggctggtcttggactcctgacctcaggtgatccacccaccttggcctcccaaggtactagcattacaggtgtgggctacagCCTAcagcgcccagccttttttttttttttttttttgagacgtagttttgctctggttgcccaagctggagtgcaatggcgtgatctcggctcactgcaacctctgcctccctggtttaagtgattctcctgcctcaggctcctgagtagctgggattataggcaagtgccaccacgcctggctaatttttaatatttttagtagaaacaaggtttcaccactgggcgcggcggctcacgcctgtaatcccagcactttgggaggccgaggcgggtggatcaacaaatcaagaccatcctggtcaacatggtgaaaccccatctctactaaaactacaattaactgggcatggtggcgtgtgcctataatcccggctactcgggaggctgaggcaggagaattgcctgaacccaggaggcggaggttgcggtgagccgagctcacgccattgcactccagcctgggtaacaagagtgaaattccgtctcaaaaaaaaaaaaaaaaagaaacaaggtttcactatgttagccaggctggtctcaaactcctgaccttaggtgatccacccatctcggcctcccaaaatgctgggattacaggcatgagccaccgagcccagtctgccctgctattttttttttttttaaatttttatttttagtagagatgggggtttcatcctgttagccaggctggtcttgaactcctgacctcaggtgatctgtctgccttggcctcccaaagtgctggaattacaggcatgagccaccatgcccagccggaagttgctttttactttttcaagCCACTCTGCTAGTGAGGGATGGAATGATGGGACTCACGGGCTCTCAGCCTGGGTTCCAGCATGCCCTGAGGGCAACCTCTCTGTCCAGTGTCATCCCCATCTTTGACtctgttaaatcttttttttttttttctttttcttttttttttttttgagacggagtttcgctcttgttacgcaggctggagtgcaatggcacgatctcagctcaccacaacctccgcctcctgggttcaggcagttctcctgcctcagcctcctgagtagctgggattacaggtacgcaccaccatgcccagctaattttttgtatttttagtagagatggagtttcaccatgttgaccaggatggtctcgatctcttgacctcgtgatccacccgcctcggcctcccaaagtgctgggattacaggcttgagccaccgcgcccggcacaagaTTTTCTGACTGCctgtgtgtgccaggcatggtgctgggcatggtggagctaCAGATCAGAACCAGCGGCTGCCCTTGATGGCTTAGTCTGGTGGAGGAGACAGTTCTGAGGAAGAATGATGCTTATCTGACTCAGTGTCACTTAAACCTTGGCTCAGTGTCCCCTCTTTGAAAGGTTCTCCAGTACACTCTTACTTCAATCTAAAGTAGTTctctagccacatgtggtggcacgtgcttgcagtcccagctcctcaggagtctgaggtggaggatctcttaaacccaggagctcaaggctgccatcatctatgatcttgccactgcactccagcctgggcaacagagcgagatcttgtctgtaaaaaataataataatagccgggcacggtggctcaagcctgtaatcccagcactttgggaggccgaggcaggtggatcacgaggtcgagagatcgagaccatcctggtcaacatggtgaaaccctgtctctactaaaaatacaaaaaattagctgggcatggtggcacgtgcctgtaatcccagccactcaggaggctgaggcaggagaattgcttgaacccaggaggcggaggttgcggtgagccgagatcgcgccattgcactccagcctgggtaacaagagcgaaactccgtctcaaaaaaaaaaaaaaaaaaaaaaaaaaaatcataataataatttttattttaatttttaaaaatttggaatgTTTCataaatttgcatgtcatccttgtgcaggggccatgctaatctctgtatcattccaaaaaaagaaaaattgcttaaTGTACAAATATTCAGATGGTCTCAGCAGTATAGGCTTATAGCTTAGTGCTACCTGGACAAGCCGGGTACCTTTCAttacccctccccagccccaccttcTGCTTCCCATTTGTTCATTAACACCTTCTCTGGCAAACATGAAAGACAGAAGGGTGGGGTGGGATTGTCAGTTTCATTTCCTTTATCGGATAAGTGACAATTTCTATCTTGGGTGTGAGTCCCAAGATATATTATAGGAGCCATGTTAAAGAAGCTTCAAAGATTGTGGCAGAAACAAGGCAACTTGTGTGTTTTCAGTTTCTGTGTGTTTTCAGTCTCATAGACATTATAACATCAGTTTCTAGCTGGATGACCTTCAACAGATTACCTaatctttctgtgcttcagtttcttctttttagacTAACCATACTTACTTCATGGGGTTgacttgtgtatttttttttaagagggagttttgctcttgttgcccaggctggagtgcaatggcgcgatcttggctcaccacaacttccacttcccaggttcaagtgattctcctgcctcagtctcccaaacagctgggattacaggcatgcaccatcatgctcggctatttttttgtatttttagtagagatggggtttctccatgttagtcaggcttgtctcgaactcccgacctcaggtgatctgcctgccttggcccccgaaagtgctgggattacaggcgtgagccaccgcgcctggcggacTCGtgtattaaaaaaggaaaagtaaacaaaGTTCCTAGAGCAGAGCCTAGCACCCAGTGGCTGCTCAGCCCTGGGCCTGCTCCGTCTTCCCCTCTCCTAACTTCACCATGCTCAGCTCTATCTTTGGTACATTAGCTGCTGCTGCAATCTGTCACACTCCAACTTGGGGTGTAACAAACTAATTTCCTAAGGTCTTAATCTTAGACTAATTTCCTAAGGTCTTTAGGGATTTGGGGAGGCTCCCTGCATTGCTGGGGAAACCAGGTGGCTGGTTTTGTAGGGCAGGGGGGAAGAAGGAGGTGGCAAGGCATGCTGGTGACAAACAGATGGGAAGCTTATTTATCAGCACTTGATTGAGGCGGGTGGGCAGGAAAAGGCTGGGCCCTGCTGTCTGGCAGTGACTTCCCCTCTCCTTTTTGCAATCCCTCTCACACATAGCCTTTAAAAAGGTTAATATTGaattatacaataaataaatgaatccaaCCTCCaggcaaaaatgcaaatattaaagtTACAATGTACAACTTCATTCTTCTCTGACttgcccttccctcccttccccgaGCAATTCCACCTAATTACTGTTGTCCTTTTGGTCACAGTGCCCCTTTGTGTGACATCTCCTTCCTTTCAGGGCTGCTGAGACTGTAGCAGGCTGCAGTGGCTGGGGAGACTCCACTTGTTCCTGTGCCCCTCTAAGCAGTCCTACACAGGGCTAAAGAACGTCTATAAACCTTTCCAGAAGCTTCCAGTTgacatattctctctctcctctgaaaTCCTACAAATGCTATCTCATGATTTACAAAGACCCAATACATGTgctgtctcattctgtcactgcCAGTGATCAGTCTTAAGCCCTCTGAGGCCTGGTTCCACAGCCGAGACATCCTCTGTTTATCCACGGTCTCTCTGTCTTATTCAGAGCACACAGTATGAATGAGATCAGTAAAaatattggttttttgtttgtttgttttgttttgttttgttttgtttttttgagacggagtttcactcttgttacccaggctggagtgcaatggcgcgatctcggctcaccgcaacctccgcctcctgggttcaggcaattctcctgcctcagcctcctgagcagctgggattacaggcacgcaccaccatgcccagctaattttttgtatttttagcagagacggggtttcaccatgttgaccaggatggtctcgatctcttgacctcatgatccacccgcctcggcctcccaaagtgctgggattacaggcttgagccaccgcgcccggctgttttgtcttttttgagacagagtctcactctgtcgcccaggctagagtacagtggtgcgatctcagatttccgcaacctccacctctgggttgaagtgattctcccgcctcagcctcctgagtagctgggattacaggcatgtaccaccaagaccggctaatttttgtctttttagtagagacgaggtttcaccctgttgtccaggctggtctcgaactcctgagctcaagtgatctgcctgcctcggcctcccaaagtactgggattacagatgtgagctactgcacccaaaCACACTGTCGAGTGATAAATAATTCTGTCTTTGTCAATCTATTTTAACAAGGAAGGCCTTTGAGGGGTCTGCTGCTGGACTAAACTCAGCTAGCAATTGAAGGATTTCTATTGAGGATGCTTAGCCCTACAACTTCCCCGATAAGAGAGGAGGGAAAGCCAAGTGGTGAGGGGCTCAGGCTCTGGACTCAGACATCCTCGCTcagccacttactagctatgtgtaACCTTTGATAAGTCATTTAACCCTTCATGGCTTTGTTTATCTGTAAAAGGCAGACAGTCCCTAACAGGCTCTTGTGGGTAATGGGCTTAGCGCTGTGAAGCAGCTGCTTTGTGGGGTTCCAGGTTCACACAGGTTTGACAATTGAATTATGAAGGTTAAAGGAGAAAGACTTGTCGGCCTCTATATGGGGTGGTATTTCTGCCTGGGGGAGGGGATGCAGTGGTAGTGCAAATATTAGGGTATTCATGTATTTCCTCCCGAGTCAAACGCTGCCAGGCACGTTCCTTTtgcccccccaccccatcctTTCTTCCGGATTAATTCCAGGTTTAATTCCAAATATTAGAATGcgattgaaaaaaatcaaatagagcGGCCACAAACTGGGCAAGCATCTCTTCGCTTGTGGCTGGGGCTGCAGCGCCCGGGGCTCcacgccccgccccgccccgatGATTGGACCGCGCCTCGTGACGTCACACGCGGGTTTTTAAGGCCGAGCCCCAGGCAGGCTCCACAGAGGCGGCGGTGGAGGCGCGCTGGGTGCCTGCGGGGGTCTCGCGGGCGGATGCGGTGTTTGGCCGGGAAAGGAGCGAGGAGAGCGCGGCTCACAAGAGGTAAGCGGGCACTCCAGACCGTGCTGAGGCGGTCCCGGTGGGGGCCGCTGGAGCTAGTATTGGCGATCGGAGGACGGCGGGCGGGCAGGGGAGTGCCGCGGGGCGGTGGGGCGGAGGTCGCGGAGTAAGGAAGGGCACCGTTTCAACGGCTTGGGGTGCGGAGGGCCGGTGGGAGCCAGACTCAATCTCCGGCCTCAGCGTCTGCACCCCAACTCTTAGTTTGGGGACACTGTCGACTTCGCACTTGCCGCGGGGATCTTGCCTGGAGGATGGCGCCATAAGCTCTGAGAAGAGGCTCTAGAAGCCCACCGTCCACGGATCGAGCCCTCACCCCCAGCTTGAGTGGCCCAGGACCTGGGGGTCTCTCTAGGTCCCATCGCCCCGCCACGACCCCCCAGAGAGTTGGGCAGCACCTCTGTTACACCTGCAGCTTAAATATAAAAggcaaggaatttttaaaaggccGCTGATTCAGAAAGGGATCAAGAAATTGCCAATCTTGTGTGTGTTATTAAAcgtctcctttttctctcccatGACTTTTTCTTGGTTCGGATAACCCAGGAGTGCTCCCTGGAACCTGCAATTTCaaggcctcctccctgcctctacTAGGCGCCTTAGTTCACTATGGGGAACCACTTGACTGAGATGGCACCCGCCGCCTCCTCCTTCTTGCCCCACTTCCAAGCCCTGCATGTCGTGGTCATTGGGCTGGACTCTGCTGGAAAGACCTCCCTGCTTTACCGCCTCAAGTTCAAGGAGTTTGTCCAGAGTGTCCCCACCAAAGGCTTCAACACCGAGAAGATCCGGGTGCCCCTCGGGGGGTCGCGTGGCATCACCTTCCAAGTGTGGGACGTCGGGGGGCAGGAGAAGCTGAGACCGCTCTGGCGCTCTTACACCCGCCGGACCGATGGGCTGGTGTTTGTGGTGGACGCTGCGGAGGCCGAGCGGctggaggaggccaaggtggagttGCACCGAATCAGCCGGGCCTCGGACAACCAGGGGGTGCCGGTGCTGGTGCTGGCCAACAAGCAGGACCAGCCCGGGGCACTGAGCGCTGCTGAGGTGGAGAAGAGGCTGGCAGTCCGAGAGCTAGCAGCCGCCACTCTCACCCATGTGCAAGGCTGCAGCGCTGTGGACGGTCTGGGCCTGCAGCAGGGCCTGGAGCGCCTCTACGAGATGATCCTCAAGAGGAAGAAGGCGGCTCGGGGCAGCAAGAAGAGACGGTGACCCGAGCCCTCCAcctcccttgccccccacctAGTAGGGATCTGCACACTTGGACAGGGTGTGTGTGGCCAGCCTGTGACCTCTCAGTCAGCCTGGGTGCAGGACCCGTCCACCTCTATGAAGGATAGAGGAGCATGGAGTGGGGGGTTCCTGTTTGGTGCCACattggggtggggatgggagatGGGATGGCTTTGCACAtctctccctcattctctctgGAGAAGTGGGGGCTGCAGGAACGTGGAGGCGTAAATGTAAACTGTGACTCTACCTCGACCC
This is a stretch of genomic DNA from Saimiri boliviensis isolate mSaiBol1 chromosome 17, mSaiBol1.pri, whole genome shotgun sequence. It encodes these proteins:
- the ARL4D gene encoding ADP-ribosylation factor-like protein 4D — encoded protein: MGNHLTEMAPAASSFLPHFQALHVVVIGLDSAGKTSLLYRLKFKEFVQSVPTKGFNTEKIRVPLGGSRGITFQVWDVGGQEKLRPLWRSYTRRTDGLVFVVDAAEAERLEEAKVELHRISRASDNQGVPVLVLANKQDQPGALSAAEVEKRLAVRELAAATLTHVQGCSAVDGLGLQQGLERLYEMILKRKKAARGSKKRR